The genomic region ATCGGGTGGCAGGCCGAGCATCTGCATCATGCGCTCCTGCTCGGCCTGCAGGGCGCTCAGTTGCGGGGCGGGTGCGACCTGGGCGAACACGCAATGCGGCTTGCGGCCGCCGAAGACGCCGATACCGGACAGCGTCAGGTCGAACGGCGGGCGCCGGATGCGGTCGAGCGCCTCGGCCACCGAATGCGCCGTGCGACCGTCGATGTCGCCGATGAAACGCAGGGTGATGTGGTAATTCTCCGGATCGATCCAGCGCGCACCCGGAAGTCCGCCGCGCAGTCCGGTCAGCATCGCGACCGCGTCCGGCGGGATCTCGATCCCGGTGAACAGACGGGGCATCTGCGCCTCCTCGAACGCGCCTGACCTAGGGGCACGGATTCTGGTGGATCAGGTGGATCGCGTCGATCCGTGCCTCGATCTCGTCCGACCAGGAAAGGTCGAAGGCGGAGATGTCGGTCTCGAGCTGCTCAAGACTGGTTGCACCGAGCAGCACCGACGTCACGAACGGGCGAGCGACGGCGAAGCGGATCGCCAGCCGCGCCGGATCGACGCCGAGATCGGCGGCAAGTGCCACATAGGCGGCGATCGCCGTGTCGGCTCCCGGCGTCTCGTAGCGCTGCGACCGGTTGAACAGCGTCTTGCGGGCACCGGGCGGCAGCGCCCCGCCAAGATACTTGCCGGTCAGAAACCCTTGCGCGAGCGCGGAATAGGCGATCAGTCCGACATCCTCGCGCATCGCGATCTCGGCGAGCCCGGTCTCCAACACCCGGTTGATGAGGCTGTAGGCGTTCTGGATCGACTGGATGCGCGGCAGGCCGCGGGTCTCCGAGAGATGCAGATAGCGCATCGTGCCCCAGGGCGATTCGTTGGACACACCGACATGGCGGATCTTGCCGGCTGTCACCGCCTCGCCGAGCGCCTCCAGCGTTTCCTCGATGGCAACCTCGTCGCGCGGCTCCGGCACCCGGTAGATCGTCGGCACCGAACCGAAGCCGGTCACCGCGCGGTCCGGCCAGTGCACCTGGAACAGGTCGATGTAGTCGGTACCCAGACGCTTGAGCCCCTTGTCGATCGCCTCGTGCACCTGCGCCCGGGTCAGGCGGGTCGGCGCGCCAGCGTCGCGGAACCAGCCGTTCTCGCTGTAGCCGACAACCTTGGAGGCCAGCACGATCCGGTCGCGGCGCCCGCGGCTCCTGAGCCAGGAACCGATGATTCGGTCGGTGCGGCCCTGGGTCTCGGCCTTCGGCGGGATCGGGTAGAGTTCGGCGGTGTCGAACAGGTTGATGCCACGGTCGACGGCAAGATCCATCTGGGCATGACCTTCGGCTTCCGTGTTCTGCTCGCCGAAGGTCATGGTGCCGAGCCCCAGCGCGCTGACGCGCAGGTCGGTCCGTCCGAGACGGCGGTATTCCATGCGATGCCCCCTGTTGAGATGTCCAGGCGACGGATCAGCCGCCCGAATCCCTGGCGCGGCGCGCCGCGATCCGTGCGATCAGATCCTCCACGTATGGCAGGATTCTGCTGACGATGACCTCTACCCCGTCCGCGTTGGGATGGATACCGTCGGCGAGGTTGAGGGCGGGATCTGTCGCGACCCCCTCGAGAAAGAACGGATAGAGCAGCGCTCCGTGCCGCCCGGCGATCTCGGCGAACATTCCGTCGAACGCCGCGCGGTAGGCTTCGCCGAGATTGCGCGGCGCCAGCATCCCGGCGATCAGCACCTCGATGCCGCGCTCGGTCAGCCGCGCGACGATCGCGTCGAGATCGGCATGCGTCCGCGCCGGATCGATGCCGCGCAGCGCGTCATTGGCACCGAGCTCGACGATCACCCCCTCGGTGCCGTCGGGCACGGACCAGTCGAGCCGTTCGAGCCCCGCCCGCGCCGTATCGCCGGAAACGCCGGCATTGGCGATCACAACGTCGTGACCACGCGCCCGCAGCGCAGCTTCCAGTCTTGCCGGAAAGGCCGCTGACGGCGGCAAGTCATAGCCCGCCGTCAGGCTGTCGCCGAGGGCGACGAGCCGGATAGGTTCGGATGCCGCCGGTGCCGCGAGGAACGCGGCAGCCACCAATCCGCCCAGCATGGCTTGGATGAGGCGGCCGATTGCCCCATATCTGCGAAGGCTGTCCTGCCCGTCGTCCCGCCCATCACGCCACCGGGGGAGCATCATCGCGTGCCGCATGTCGCCATCCGTCTCGAGAACGTGCATCTGAGCCTCGGCAGCGGCGCCGCCAGGGTCCACGTGCTCAAGGGTATAAGCCTCGACATAGGCGCCGGCGAGGCGGTTGGCATCATCGGGCCTTCGGGATCCGGCAAATCGACACTCCTCATGGTGTCGGCCGGACTGGAGCCGGCCGATTCCGGACTGGTGCAGGTCGCCGGCCAGGATCTCTCGCGCCTTGACGAGGACGGGCTGGCCCGCTTCCGCGGTCGCAATGTGGGGATCGTCTTCCAGTCCTTCCACCTCATCCAGAACATGACGGCGCTCGAGAACGTCGCGGTGCCGCTCGAGCTGGCCGGTCGCGCCGACGCCTTCGAGCGGGCCGCGGAGGAGCTCGCCCGGGTCGGTCTGGCCGGGCGCACCGGCCATTATCCAGCCGAACTGTCCGGCGGCGAGCAGCAACGCGTTGCGCTCGCCCGTGCCCTGATCGTCGAGCCGGCGATCCTGTTCGCCGACGAGCCGACCGGCAATCTTGACGCCCGCACCGGCAGCCAGATCGTCGAGCTGCTGTTCGCCATGCATCGTGAGCGCGGCACGACGCTGGTGCTGATCACCCATGACGCGACGCTGGCGGCGCGCTGCGATCGCACCATCGCCATGCGCGACGGCCGTCTCGACGCGACGCCCGAGCTGCAGGTCGCTGCCCAATGAGTGCACCCGGGGCGACTGCCGCGAGCCCCGCTGGCGCCCGTGCCGCGCGCGTCACCTTGCGGCTGCCGCTCGCCCTGCGGCTCGCCGTGAGGGAGTTGCGCGGTGGTCTCCGGGGCTTCTACATCTTCATCCTCTGCATCGCACTCGGCGTCGCCACCATCGCTGCGGTCGGCTCGGTGTCACGCTCGCTGGTGACCGGCATTTCGGAGCAGGGCCAGGCCATTCTCGGCGGCGATCTGTCCTTTTCGCTGATCCACCGTCAGGCCGACCCGCAGGAACGGGCCTATCTTCAGGGGCTGGGCCGGGTTTCGGAGATCGCCTCGCTGCGCGCCATGGCCCGCGCCGGGGGCGACCGTCAGACCCTGGTCGAGCTCAAGGCCGTCGATGGTGCCTATCCGCTCTATGGTGCCATCGAGATCGAGGGCGGCGGTGAGATCCACACGCTGCTCGCCGCACGCGGCGGCGCACACGGGCTCGTTGCCGAACCGGGCCTTGCCGAACGGCTGGGGATCGGTGTCGGCGGACGGCTGGAGATCGGTACCGCAACCTTTGTCCTGACCGGCCTGATCGCGCGCGAGCCGGACCGGCTCGGCAGCGGCGGCGTCGGCTGGGGCCCGCGCGTGATCGTCTCGACGCGCGCGCTGGCGGACACCGGCCTCCTCCAGCCGGGCAGTCTGGTGCGCTGGACCTACCGGGTGGCACTGCCGGCCTCGACCGGTCCCGCCGAGATCGCGGCGATCGGCCAGGCCGCCGAGCGCGCCTTTCCCGATGCCGGCTGGCGGGCGCGCGACCGCGCCGACGCCGCACCCGGCATCCGCGAGCAGATCGACCGCTTCACCATGTTCCTGACACTGGTCGGCCTCACCGCGCTGATGGTCGGCGGCGTCGGCGTCGCCAATGCGGTCACCGCCTATCTGGACGGCCGCCGCGCGACGATCGCGACGTTGAAGAGTCTCGGGGCGCCGGGAAGCCTGGTGTTCCGGACCTATCTGACCGCAATCATGATCCTCGCCTCGGCGGCGATGGCGATCGGCCTGGCGCTGGGCGCGCTGACGCCTTGGCTGGCCGGCTCTGCGCTGGCCAGCATCCTGCCGGTCGCCGATGCCGTGCCGGGACTCTATCCGAAGGAACTCCTGCAGGCTCTCGCCTATGGCACGCTGACCGCACTCGCCTTCGCGCTGTGGCCGCTCGGCCGGGCGCGCGAGGTTCCGGCCACCGCCCTTTACCGCGAGCACGTTGCCGGCCCGTCCGGGTGGCCGCGTCCCGTCTATGTCTGGACCCTGGCCGGGGTCGTCGCGGCGCTGCTTGTGCTGGCGATCGGCCTTGCCTTCGACCGCAAGCTGGCGGCGATCTTCGTCGGCGGTGCGGCGGGGGCCTTCGTCGTCCTGCGGCTGGT from Tepidamorphus gemmatus harbors:
- the thpR gene encoding RNA 2',3'-cyclic phosphodiesterase → MPRLFTGIEIPPDAVAMLTGLRGGLPGARWIDPENYHITLRFIGDIDGRTAHSVAEALDRIRRPPFDLTLSGIGVFGGRKPHCVFAQVAPAPQLSALQAEQERMMQMLGLPPDPRKFAPHVTVARLKGVPASAVATYIEARGGFRCGPVRVERFVLFSSRSGSGGGPYVVEEAYPLEG
- a CDS encoding NADP(H)-dependent aldo-keto reductase; the encoded protein is MEYRRLGRTDLRVSALGLGTMTFGEQNTEAEGHAQMDLAVDRGINLFDTAELYPIPPKAETQGRTDRIIGSWLRSRGRRDRIVLASKVVGYSENGWFRDAGAPTRLTRAQVHEAIDKGLKRLGTDYIDLFQVHWPDRAVTGFGSVPTIYRVPEPRDEVAIEETLEALGEAVTAGKIRHVGVSNESPWGTMRYLHLSETRGLPRIQSIQNAYSLINRVLETGLAEIAMREDVGLIAYSALAQGFLTGKYLGGALPPGARKTLFNRSQRYETPGADTAIAAYVALAADLGVDPARLAIRFAVARPFVTSVLLGATSLEQLETDISAFDLSWSDEIEARIDAIHLIHQNPCP
- a CDS encoding arylesterase, translated to MLGGLVAAAFLAAPAASEPIRLVALGDSLTAGYDLPPSAAFPARLEAALRARGHDVVIANAGVSGDTARAGLERLDWSVPDGTEGVIVELGANDALRGIDPARTHADLDAIVARLTERGIEVLIAGMLAPRNLGEAYRAAFDGMFAEIAGRHGALLYPFFLEGVATDPALNLADGIHPNADGVEVIVSRILPYVEDLIARIAARRARDSGG
- a CDS encoding ABC transporter ATP-binding protein; its protein translation is MPHVAIRLENVHLSLGSGAARVHVLKGISLDIGAGEAVGIIGPSGSGKSTLLMVSAGLEPADSGLVQVAGQDLSRLDEDGLARFRGRNVGIVFQSFHLIQNMTALENVAVPLELAGRADAFERAAEELARVGLAGRTGHYPAELSGGEQQRVALARALIVEPAILFADEPTGNLDARTGSQIVELLFAMHRERGTTLVLITHDATLAARCDRTIAMRDGRLDATPELQVAAQ
- a CDS encoding ABC transporter permease, translated to MSAPGATAASPAGARAARVTLRLPLALRLAVRELRGGLRGFYIFILCIALGVATIAAVGSVSRSLVTGISEQGQAILGGDLSFSLIHRQADPQERAYLQGLGRVSEIASLRAMARAGGDRQTLVELKAVDGAYPLYGAIEIEGGGEIHTLLAARGGAHGLVAEPGLAERLGIGVGGRLEIGTATFVLTGLIAREPDRLGSGGVGWGPRVIVSTRALADTGLLQPGSLVRWTYRVALPASTGPAEIAAIGQAAERAFPDAGWRARDRADAAPGIREQIDRFTMFLTLVGLTALMVGGVGVANAVTAYLDGRRATIATLKSLGAPGSLVFRTYLTAIMILASAAMAIGLALGALTPWLAGSALASILPVADAVPGLYPKELLQALAYGTLTALAFALWPLGRAREVPATALYREHVAGPSGWPRPVYVWTLAGVVAALLVLAIGLAFDRKLAAIFVGGAAGAFVVLRLVGAGIMALARRLPRSRGLTLRLAIASIHRPGAVTPNVVLSLGLGLTLLVTVALIDGNLTRQLTMSLPDRAPSFFFLDIPRADAERFAATVRAETPDGVLEEVPMLRGRITALAGIPVSEFTAPPEAEWVLRGDRGITYAAEPPADSTIVAGEWWPADYDGPPLVSFAEELAGELGLKVGDDLEVNVLGRTIRARIANLRTVDWSSLSINFVMVFSPNTFVGAPHMVLATVTLPDGADIGRELALMRTITREFPTVTSVRVKEALDSVNDLVRRLAWAIRAASGLTLLTGVLVLAGALAASHRHRIHDAVVLKTLGATRRQLVAAYVAEFAIIGAVTALFALAAGTIAAMLVVTLVMELDFSFLPLVAGAAVASALAITIGLGLAGTWRVLGRPPSPYLRAQ